A genomic stretch from Desulfohalobium retbaense DSM 5692 includes:
- a CDS encoding hybrid sensor histidine kinase/response regulator, producing the protein MDNALLLVDDEEGIRKVLGITLADSGYTVHTAANGNEALEVWREHRPGIVLTDIKMPGMDGLELLQALKAEDPETEVIMITGHGDMDSAIESLRNDAADFITKPINDEVLEFSLRRVRERIRMRRQLQEYTQNLENLVREKSQRVVQLERQLAVGQVVEALGSAVAGLSREMDHGDPPVFNELPCFVAIHNRDQKVVATNALYAERFGDRSGKPSAEVYCGQAASPDECPVGRTLATGQPQRFQVTACSAEGRELPLMVHTAPVRNHDGDVDLVLEISVDVSEITRLRDELRFTRQRYQQLFDAAPCYISVQDMDLRIAETNDLFKQDFGDFSGEYCYQVYRHRSRPCDNCPAFETFESGEPFHTEEIVTSRTGERYNVLVWTAPIRDTSGEVVQVMELATNITQIRQLQDHLTSLGMLLGSVSHGVKGMLTALDGGIYRLESGLKKQDFERISSASQVIKKQVGKIQRMVLDILYYAKSREINWDVVSARELAEEILDTAGSRAEQAGVRLHSDIQEDLPKFEADPTAVSSAVVNFLENGVDACTTGRNADPQIHFSVESTKDHVVFSVEDNGPGMDQETQDKIFSLFFSTKGNKGTGLGLFIANQVIEQHGGRIEVSSELGNGTRFIIRLPRQLPSHIKNAPQPRSTS; encoded by the coding sequence ATGGACAATGCGCTGTTACTTGTCGACGACGAAGAAGGGATTCGCAAAGTCCTCGGCATCACCCTGGCCGATAGCGGCTACACCGTCCATACCGCGGCCAACGGCAATGAGGCCCTGGAGGTCTGGCGCGAACACAGGCCAGGCATCGTACTCACCGATATCAAAATGCCGGGCATGGACGGCCTGGAACTTCTCCAGGCGCTCAAGGCTGAAGATCCGGAAACCGAAGTGATCATGATCACCGGACACGGGGACATGGACTCGGCCATCGAAAGCCTGCGCAACGACGCCGCCGACTTCATCACCAAGCCCATCAACGACGAAGTCCTCGAATTTTCTCTGCGCCGGGTGCGTGAACGCATTCGCATGCGTCGCCAATTGCAGGAATACACACAGAATCTGGAAAACCTGGTCCGGGAAAAGTCCCAGCGCGTGGTCCAATTGGAACGCCAGCTGGCCGTGGGCCAGGTCGTCGAGGCTCTCGGCTCGGCTGTGGCGGGACTCAGCCGGGAAATGGATCACGGCGATCCGCCCGTTTTCAACGAGTTGCCGTGTTTTGTGGCCATCCACAACCGGGACCAGAAGGTCGTTGCCACGAATGCGCTCTATGCGGAACGGTTCGGCGATCGCAGCGGGAAACCGAGCGCCGAGGTGTATTGCGGCCAAGCCGCTTCCCCGGATGAATGTCCTGTGGGCAGAACCTTGGCCACCGGTCAGCCCCAGCGCTTCCAGGTTACGGCGTGCAGTGCCGAAGGACGGGAATTGCCGCTTATGGTCCACACTGCGCCAGTGCGCAATCACGACGGTGATGTGGACCTGGTCCTCGAAATCTCGGTCGATGTCAGTGAAATAACGCGCCTGCGCGACGAATTGCGTTTTACCCGGCAACGCTATCAGCAGCTGTTCGACGCCGCTCCTTGCTATATCTCCGTGCAGGATATGGACCTGCGCATCGCTGAAACCAACGATCTCTTCAAACAGGATTTCGGGGATTTTTCCGGGGAGTATTGCTACCAGGTCTACCGTCACCGGAGCCGCCCCTGCGACAACTGCCCAGCCTTCGAGACCTTTGAAAGCGGAGAGCCGTTTCATACTGAAGAGATTGTCACTTCCCGCACCGGAGAGCGCTACAACGTTCTGGTCTGGACCGCTCCGATCCGCGATACCAGCGGGGAAGTGGTCCAGGTCATGGAACTGGCCACCAACATCACCCAGATCCGTCAACTCCAGGACCATTTGACCTCCTTGGGCATGCTCCTTGGTTCGGTTTCCCACGGCGTCAAGGGGATGTTGACCGCCCTGGACGGCGGAATCTATCGCCTGGAGTCCGGACTGAAAAAACAGGATTTCGAGCGTATCTCCTCCGCCTCCCAGGTGATCAAGAAGCAAGTTGGCAAAATCCAGCGTATGGTCCTGGATATCCTGTATTATGCCAAATCCCGCGAAATCAATTGGGACGTCGTCTCCGCCCGGGAATTGGCCGAGGAAATCTTGGACACGGCCGGCTCCCGGGCCGAACAGGCCGGCGTGCGGCTGCATTCAGACATCCAGGAAGACCTCCCGAAATTCGAAGCCGATCCCACGGCTGTCTCCTCGGCCGTGGTCAACTTCCTGGAAAACGGCGTCGATGCCTGCACAACAGGCCGCAACGCGGACCCACAGATCCATTTTAGCGTCGAGAGCACAAAAGACCACGTCGTCTTCAGCGTTGAGGACAACGGCCCTGGCATGGACCAGGAGACCCAGGACAAGATCTTCAGTCTGTTCTTTTCCACCAAGGGCAATAAAGGTACCGGGCTGGGCCTTTTTATCGCCAACCAGGTCATTGAACAGCACGGTGGCCGCATTGAGGTTTCCTCCGAACTCGGCAATGGCACCCGATTTATCATCCGCTTACCGCGGCAACTGCCGTCGCATATCAAAAACGCCCCACAACCCCGTTCGACATCCTGA
- the divK gene encoding DVU0259 family response regulator domain-containing protein, protein MSHKIMIVDDDPEIVSYLKELLEDNGYATCVATDGSQALDIVRQENPDLITLDLEMPDEWGPRFYRRLSQHDALRSIPVIVISGLSGSKYAIPRAVASLNKPFDKDELLRLITQTLG, encoded by the coding sequence ATGAGCCACAAGATTATGATCGTTGACGACGATCCGGAAATTGTCAGCTACCTCAAAGAACTGCTGGAAGACAACGGCTACGCGACCTGTGTGGCCACTGACGGCAGCCAGGCCCTGGACATCGTCCGCCAGGAAAATCCGGACCTGATCACCCTGGATTTGGAAATGCCCGACGAGTGGGGACCGCGCTTTTACCGGCGTTTGAGTCAGCACGACGCATTGCGGTCCATCCCGGTTATCGTCATCAGTGGCCTTTCCGGCAGCAAATACGCCATCCCCCGGGCCGTGGCCAGTTTGAACAAGCCGTTTGACAAAGACGAGTTGCTGCGCCTGATCACTCAGACATTGGGCTGA
- the hmcD gene encoding sulfate respiration complex protein HmcD, whose translation METMFHTLHQFMLSTKSVVYLLMGGTLVGLLGFWFFLTGRDED comes from the coding sequence ATGGAAACCATGTTCCATACGCTGCACCAATTCATGCTCAGCACCAAATCCGTGGTCTACCTGCTCATGGGAGGAACCCTGGTCGGCTTGCTCGGCTTCTGGTTCTTCTTGACCGGCAGAGATGAGGACTAA
- the divK gene encoding DVU0259 family response regulator domain-containing protein, with protein MAYKIMVIDDDPDIVDYLVSIFEDNDYETCKAYDGHDALEIARSERPDLITLDLEMPKEWGPRFYRHMSKDPVLQNTPVLVISGLSGIHLAIKKAVATINKPFDPDKVLDIVRTTLSEG; from the coding sequence ATGGCCTATAAAATCATGGTTATCGACGACGACCCTGATATAGTGGACTATCTGGTCTCCATTTTTGAAGACAACGACTACGAAACCTGCAAGGCCTACGACGGGCATGACGCCCTGGAAATCGCCCGCAGTGAGCGCCCCGACCTGATTACCCTGGACCTGGAAATGCCCAAGGAATGGGGACCGCGTTTCTACCGCCACATGAGCAAGGACCCTGTGCTCCAGAACACCCCCGTTCTGGTCATCAGCGGGTTGTCCGGCATCCATCTCGCGATCAAAAAAGCTGTAGCCACCATCAACAAGCCTTTTGATCCGGACAAGGTTCTGGACATCGTGCGGACCACACTCAGCGAGGGGTAA
- the hmcA gene encoding sulfate respiration complex hexadecaheme cytochrome HmcA: MRKGKLVFGAALACACAVLLAFQLGAEDSPEAEGPLTRRPDVIRIDTMQANATLQLPPVTFKHDAHTEALAQKGQPADCTTCHAFDEGQLDPAMKNVAGKGYDTAKKVFHDTCIGCHTTRHEENRSTGPLDGQCRSCHVEDPQTVAQRQDGGFKKVLHARHVASKDIAFKDKDKNCGSCHHKYDEAQDKLIWAEGEEGTCRYCHGETTQDDVRALPEAAHTQCLSCHRSLIEKDKESGPLSCQGCHGEQGRKEITENNEKYLEKLSDGLPRLERGQPDHTLLFAASNATQAEGDNNGELAMKPVAFNHKAHEQKADTCRECHHAAMDSCQSECHTLTGAKKGEFIRLEQAMHEPQSERSCVGCHAREQQRPECAGCHDNPVKKPQQDSCAQCHAAPTGPDGQPLGMKALAEMPDEKLEQMAAASFEARPRADTTYAEKDIPEEVTIKVMADEYKPATFPHRKIVNKLMEGVKDSGLATAMHSGKDTICSSCHHNSPASKKPPKCASCHGKPFDPNTPLRPGLKAAYHQQCMGCHTRMELEKPAATDCASCHPKKDAQ, translated from the coding sequence ATGAGAAAAGGGAAACTTGTTTTCGGCGCGGCCCTCGCCTGTGCCTGCGCGGTACTGCTCGCCTTCCAACTCGGGGCTGAAGACAGCCCTGAGGCCGAAGGCCCGCTGACGCGCAGACCGGACGTGATCCGCATCGACACCATGCAGGCTAACGCCACCTTGCAATTGCCTCCGGTGACCTTCAAACACGATGCGCACACCGAGGCGCTGGCTCAAAAAGGCCAACCCGCTGACTGCACCACCTGCCACGCATTCGACGAGGGTCAGCTTGATCCGGCCATGAAAAATGTCGCCGGCAAAGGGTATGACACGGCCAAGAAGGTCTTCCACGACACATGTATTGGCTGTCACACCACTCGCCACGAAGAAAATCGCTCGACTGGACCGCTTGATGGGCAATGCCGTTCCTGCCACGTCGAGGACCCCCAAACCGTGGCCCAACGGCAGGATGGAGGATTCAAGAAAGTCCTCCACGCCCGTCACGTCGCCTCTAAGGACATCGCTTTCAAAGACAAGGACAAAAACTGCGGCAGTTGTCACCACAAGTACGACGAAGCCCAGGACAAACTCATCTGGGCCGAGGGTGAGGAAGGGACCTGTCGCTACTGCCACGGCGAAACCACTCAGGACGACGTCCGGGCTTTGCCTGAAGCCGCCCACACCCAATGTCTCTCGTGCCACCGGTCGCTGATCGAAAAGGACAAGGAAAGCGGACCTCTTTCCTGTCAGGGCTGCCACGGCGAGCAGGGCCGCAAGGAGATTACGGAGAATAACGAGAAGTATCTCGAGAAGCTCTCCGACGGTCTCCCCCGTCTTGAGCGCGGGCAACCCGATCACACGCTGCTCTTTGCCGCTTCGAACGCCACCCAGGCCGAAGGCGACAATAACGGGGAACTGGCCATGAAACCGGTGGCCTTTAACCACAAGGCCCACGAACAGAAAGCGGATACCTGCCGCGAATGCCACCATGCGGCCATGGATTCCTGCCAAAGCGAATGCCACACCTTGACCGGTGCGAAGAAAGGCGAGTTTATCCGCCTGGAGCAGGCCATGCACGAGCCGCAGAGCGAACGAAGCTGTGTTGGCTGCCACGCCCGTGAACAACAACGTCCGGAATGCGCCGGCTGCCACGACAATCCGGTCAAAAAGCCGCAACAAGACAGTTGCGCACAATGCCATGCCGCCCCCACCGGTCCCGACGGACAACCGCTGGGCATGAAAGCCCTGGCCGAGATGCCAGATGAAAAGCTGGAACAAATGGCCGCTGCCTCATTTGAGGCCCGCCCCAGAGCCGATACCACCTACGCGGAAAAGGATATACCGGAAGAAGTGACCATCAAGGTCATGGCTGATGAATACAAACCGGCCACGTTTCCGCACCGCAAAATCGTGAACAAGCTCATGGAGGGCGTCAAAGACAGCGGGCTTGCCACAGCCATGCACTCCGGCAAGGACACAATCTGCAGCAGCTGCCACCACAACAGCCCGGCGAGCAAAAAACCGCCCAAATGCGCCAGTTGTCACGGCAAGCCGTTCGACCCGAATACCCCGCTGCGGCCCGGGCTGAAAGCGGCGTACCACCAACAGTGCATGGGCTGCCATACCCGAATGGAATTGGAAAAACCTGCGGCCACTGACTGCGCCAGCTGCCATCCCAAAAAAGATGCGCAATAG
- the hmcC gene encoding sulfate respiration complex protein HmcC: protein MSGKQNTTQPAAGGVLSAARAFVGKFDRFTQITGTILLIGVAITIVRFTAGLGPVTNLSQDNPWGIWISFDLLCGVALAAGGYVTSAACYLFGYKRFHSAVRPAILTAFLGYALVVFALHYDVGRPWRLPFPIFVSQGTTSLLFEVGLCVFLYLTVLFLEFVPAALEWLGLKNVRQWAVRLTLVLTIFGVVLSTLHQSSLGALFVIAPSKVHPLWYSSYLPVYFFISSIVAGLSMVIFEGSLSHKYFHHKMDEEHLREHNNVILGFGRAAAFVLAGYFCIKVIGLAKDNNWHYLATGYGAWYLVEMLGFVALPALLYAIGVRESNFKLIQWTSALAVLGLVVNRFNVSMIAFNWHLPAERQYFPSIWELLISIFIVTIGILVFRFIVTRMPIFYTHPDYPEH from the coding sequence ATGAGCGGCAAGCAGAACACGACCCAGCCCGCGGCCGGCGGGGTGCTCAGCGCCGCCCGTGCCTTTGTGGGCAAATTCGACCGCTTCACCCAGATCACGGGCACCATTTTGCTGATCGGGGTGGCGATCACCATCGTCCGGTTCACGGCCGGCCTGGGCCCCGTGACCAATCTCTCCCAGGACAACCCCTGGGGGATCTGGATCAGTTTTGACCTCTTATGCGGTGTGGCCCTGGCCGCTGGCGGGTATGTCACCTCAGCGGCCTGCTATCTCTTCGGATACAAACGATTCCATTCAGCGGTGCGCCCCGCCATCCTGACCGCCTTTCTCGGCTACGCCCTGGTGGTCTTCGCCCTGCACTACGATGTCGGGCGTCCCTGGCGACTCCCGTTTCCCATCTTCGTTTCCCAGGGAACGACCTCACTGCTGTTTGAAGTGGGCTTGTGTGTCTTTCTCTACCTGACAGTCCTGTTCCTGGAATTCGTGCCCGCCGCCCTGGAATGGCTGGGGCTGAAAAATGTCCGGCAATGGGCGGTGCGCCTGACACTGGTGTTGACCATTTTCGGTGTTGTTCTCTCCACACTGCACCAGTCTTCCTTGGGCGCCCTGTTCGTCATTGCGCCTTCCAAGGTCCACCCGCTGTGGTACTCCTCGTATCTCCCGGTCTACTTCTTCATTTCCAGTATCGTGGCCGGACTGTCGATGGTCATTTTTGAAGGCTCCCTGTCCCACAAGTACTTCCACCACAAAATGGACGAAGAACACCTGCGCGAACACAACAATGTCATCCTGGGCTTCGGGCGCGCCGCAGCCTTTGTCCTGGCCGGATACTTCTGCATCAAGGTCATCGGATTGGCCAAGGACAACAACTGGCACTACCTCGCTACCGGATACGGGGCGTGGTATTTGGTAGAGATGCTCGGTTTTGTGGCCCTTCCGGCATTGCTGTATGCCATCGGCGTCCGCGAATCGAACTTCAAACTCATTCAATGGACTTCCGCTCTGGCTGTCCTCGGCCTGGTGGTCAACCGGTTCAACGTTTCCATGATCGCCTTCAACTGGCATCTGCCGGCTGAACGGCAATATTTCCCAAGCATCTGGGAATTGTTGATCTCCATCTTCATCGTCACCATCGGCATTCTGGTCTTCAGGTTCATCGTCACCCGGATGCCCATATTCTACACCCACCCGGATTATCCGGAACACTAG
- the hmcB gene encoding sulfate respiration complex iron-sulfur protein HmcB — MKRRTFLSLLGAAGTSTLVGGNAQAAGNHHFEGYPDSFGVLFDSTQCIGCRKCEAACNEVNELPQPEVPFDDLSVLETQRRTDAASYTVVNKYHPEDAADPVYRKMQCNHCQEPACASACFVKALKKTETGAVIYDESVCVGCRYCMIACPFNIPAYEYNKALDPAVMKCTMCYPRLQEGKLPGCVKACPKEALVFGKRETLLKLARLKIQKFPQRYLDHIYGENEMGGTNWLYITGTPYEQIGMREDLGTTPAPKLTSGALAAVPMVVGLWPVLLGGLYYMNKRRDKAAQRAKEEAVSEAVSVTQNEAQATLKQAKEKAEEEKQAAIKREVQKALDEAAKQQSADNDDEEA; from the coding sequence ATGAAACGTCGTACGTTTTTAAGCTTGCTCGGCGCCGCAGGGACATCCACCCTGGTGGGCGGCAATGCCCAGGCTGCCGGCAATCACCACTTCGAAGGCTATCCCGACAGCTTCGGGGTCCTTTTCGACAGTACCCAATGCATCGGCTGCCGCAAATGCGAGGCCGCCTGCAATGAAGTCAATGAGCTTCCCCAGCCGGAGGTTCCGTTCGACGACCTGTCGGTTCTTGAAACCCAACGCCGCACCGATGCGGCCAGCTATACGGTGGTCAACAAATACCATCCCGAAGACGCCGCCGATCCGGTTTACCGGAAAATGCAATGCAATCACTGCCAGGAACCAGCCTGTGCGTCAGCCTGCTTCGTCAAGGCCCTGAAAAAGACCGAAACGGGCGCGGTCATCTATGACGAATCGGTCTGCGTCGGCTGCCGGTACTGCATGATCGCCTGCCCGTTCAACATCCCGGCCTACGAATACAACAAAGCCTTAGATCCCGCGGTCATGAAGTGCACCATGTGCTACCCCCGGCTTCAAGAGGGCAAACTGCCTGGGTGCGTCAAGGCCTGCCCCAAGGAGGCCCTGGTCTTTGGCAAGCGGGAGACGCTGCTCAAGCTGGCCCGTCTCAAGATCCAGAAATTTCCACAGCGCTATTTGGACCACATCTACGGCGAAAACGAGATGGGCGGCACTAACTGGCTGTACATCACCGGGACGCCGTATGAACAAATCGGCATGCGTGAAGACCTTGGAACCACCCCGGCGCCCAAACTGACTTCCGGCGCCCTGGCTGCAGTGCCCATGGTGGTCGGTCTCTGGCCGGTTCTGCTCGGCGGATTGTACTACATGAACAAACGCCGGGACAAAGCTGCCCAGCGCGCCAAGGAAGAGGCTGTCTCCGAGGCGGTCTCAGTCACCCAAAACGAGGCCCAGGCGACGCTCAAGCAGGCCAAGGAAAAAGCGGAAGAAGAAAAACAGGCCGCCATCAAACGGGAAGTGCAAAAAGCGCTGGACGAAGCGGCAAAACAGCAAAGCGCAGATAACGACGACGAGGAGGCCTAA
- the hmcF gene encoding sulfate respiration complex iron-sulfur protein HmcF, with protein sequence MPEGTLCNKRPIETKEELDALLSDKGGKLYYQEMEELDVDKAKLAASLEKTCNSKMRTWLNMCARCGLCAESCFLYQVNNRDPKQVPSYKVQSTLGEIVKRKGDVDNAFMRMCMETAWSKCTCCNRCAMYCPYGIDMGVMISYLRGLLFSQGFVPWELKVGSGMHRVYRAQMDVTSEDFTETCEWMCEESEDEWPNLEIPVDKEDADILYTINAREVKHYPEDIAEAAILFHLAGENWTVSSQGWEQTSLTMFAGDWEGCKMQVKEVYDAMERLRPKRMIGTECGHAHRATVIEGPYWAGRKDGKPPVECIHYVEWVAEALRTGKLKIDPAKKIKEPVTLQDSCNYVRNHGLAETTREIMSYIAEDFREMAPNKEHNYCCGGGGGFNGIGLYREQRNVALRKKRDQILATGCKLVIAPCHNCWDAIRDLDEEYEIGIRWSFLKPLLISMVEVPEHLKPADE encoded by the coding sequence ATGCCCGAAGGAACATTGTGCAACAAACGCCCCATCGAAACCAAAGAAGAGCTCGATGCTCTTCTTTCGGACAAGGGGGGCAAGCTATACTACCAGGAAATGGAAGAACTCGATGTGGACAAAGCCAAGCTGGCCGCATCGCTGGAAAAAACCTGCAATTCCAAAATGCGCACCTGGCTCAATATGTGCGCCCGGTGCGGCCTTTGTGCAGAAAGCTGTTTTCTGTATCAGGTCAACAACCGCGACCCGAAGCAGGTGCCCTCCTACAAGGTCCAGTCCACGCTGGGGGAAATCGTCAAACGCAAGGGCGATGTCGACAACGCCTTCATGCGCATGTGCATGGAAACCGCCTGGTCCAAATGCACCTGTTGCAACCGCTGCGCCATGTACTGCCCCTATGGCATCGATATGGGGGTCATGATCAGTTATCTGCGCGGGTTGCTCTTTTCACAGGGATTCGTGCCCTGGGAGCTGAAGGTCGGGTCTGGCATGCACCGGGTCTACCGGGCCCAGATGGATGTGACCTCCGAAGACTTCACCGAAACCTGCGAATGGATGTGCGAAGAATCCGAGGACGAATGGCCCAACCTTGAAATCCCGGTGGACAAGGAAGACGCGGACATCTTGTACACCATCAATGCCCGCGAAGTGAAACACTACCCCGAAGACATCGCCGAGGCCGCCATCCTGTTCCACCTCGCCGGCGAGAATTGGACTGTCTCCAGCCAAGGATGGGAACAGACCAGCCTGACCATGTTCGCTGGCGACTGGGAAGGCTGCAAGATGCAGGTCAAGGAAGTCTACGACGCCATGGAGCGCCTGCGTCCCAAACGGATGATCGGTACCGAATGCGGTCACGCCCACCGGGCCACGGTCATTGAGGGGCCGTATTGGGCCGGGCGCAAGGACGGCAAGCCCCCTGTTGAATGCATCCACTACGTGGAATGGGTGGCCGAGGCGCTGCGCACCGGCAAATTGAAGATCGACCCGGCCAAAAAGATCAAAGAACCGGTCACGCTACAGGATTCCTGCAACTATGTCCGCAATCATGGTCTGGCCGAAACCACCCGTGAAATCATGAGCTATATCGCCGAGGATTTCCGGGAAATGGCGCCGAACAAGGAACACAACTATTGCTGCGGCGGTGGAGGCGGCTTCAACGGTATCGGCTTGTACCGCGAGCAACGCAATGTGGCCCTGCGCAAAAAACGGGACCAGATCCTGGCCACTGGATGCAAACTGGTCATCGCCCCCTGCCACAATTGCTGGGACGCCATCCGGGACCTGGACGAGGAATACGAAATCGGTATCCGTTGGTCTTTTCTCAAACCGTTACTCATCAGCATGGTCGAGGTTCCCGAGCATCTGAAGCCCGCAGACGAATAA
- a CDS encoding universal stress protein, producing the protein MFKKILFATSGSPACDNAARVAFDMAKRYDAELVLFHSLGVPTRGFSQIVVDVRTGEEVSFDEDYTTWVEEELRTTYAKQLETLSKARVEIRVGLPHTEILRLARKEEVDLIVMGASTRDSEPEAPHRRGFAGSTLQKVARGAKCPVLTIHRPVASFWGGFSNIVFGTDFSKAANYAFRFALNVARELDCKLHIFHALDINTTVGQFQAQDTIEDKLIEARRRMRALYEPQMDGFTNYEFEVWEGVPFVEIVKFTRERQADLLVMAHHTRETDPEKARLGSTLEQVALRATCPVASLNRAPKNE; encoded by the coding sequence ATGTTCAAGAAGATCCTTTTCGCCACCTCCGGCTCGCCGGCCTGCGACAACGCCGCTCGCGTGGCGTTCGACATGGCCAAGCGCTACGACGCTGAGCTGGTCCTGTTCCACTCCCTGGGGGTGCCCACCAGGGGGTTCAGCCAGATTGTCGTCGATGTGCGCACCGGTGAGGAAGTCAGTTTTGACGAGGACTACACGACCTGGGTCGAGGAAGAATTGCGTACGACCTACGCCAAACAGTTGGAGACCCTCTCCAAGGCCCGGGTCGAAATCCGCGTCGGACTGCCGCACACGGAAATCCTGCGCCTGGCCCGAAAGGAAGAAGTGGACCTGATCGTCATGGGCGCTAGCACCCGGGATTCCGAACCTGAGGCACCGCACCGCCGCGGCTTTGCCGGTAGCACGCTGCAAAAAGTAGCCCGAGGGGCGAAATGCCCTGTGCTGACCATCCACCGGCCTGTGGCCTCGTTCTGGGGCGGATTCTCGAATATCGTCTTTGGTACGGATTTTTCCAAAGCGGCCAACTACGCCTTTCGCTTCGCTCTGAATGTGGCCCGGGAACTCGATTGCAAGCTGCACATCTTCCACGCCCTGGATATCAATACCACCGTTGGTCAATTCCAGGCCCAGGACACCATCGAAGACAAGCTTATCGAAGCCAGACGGCGGATGCGCGCCCTGTATGAGCCTCAAATGGACGGATTCACCAATTATGAATTCGAGGTTTGGGAAGGGGTGCCCTTTGTGGAGATCGTCAAATTCACCCGTGAACGCCAGGCGGATCTGCTGGTCATGGCCCACCACACCCGGGAGACCGATCCGGAGAAGGCACGTCTGGGCAGCACCCTGGAACAGGTTGCGTTGCGGGCCACCTGCCCGGTAGCCAGCCTCAACCGGGCCCCGAAAAACGAATAA
- the hmcE gene encoding sulfate respiration complex protein HmcE, with protein sequence MYAFVTGPLLWLSFLICIIGVLYRVVQYIRGLNWQIDRVAYTAYPGQGAKAAAKSILHWIIPFGSRNWRIKPLYTIIFFAFHAGLILVPLFLEGHVAIVEQRWGISWPTLPSGVADALTITVFVTAACLIVRRIALPEVRILTTAYDYFLLALTLAPFVTGFFAVQEIGNPQFWLILHILAGEALLIAIPFTKLFHIVGFFLSRAQIGMDFGIKRGGMKGRGLAW encoded by the coding sequence ATGTACGCCTTTGTCACCGGCCCCTTATTGTGGCTGTCATTTCTTATCTGCATCATCGGTGTGCTCTATCGCGTTGTCCAATACATCCGGGGTCTGAATTGGCAGATCGACCGGGTGGCCTACACCGCGTACCCCGGCCAAGGCGCCAAAGCGGCGGCCAAATCCATCCTCCATTGGATCATCCCTTTTGGCAGCCGCAACTGGCGCATCAAACCGCTGTACACCATCATCTTCTTCGCCTTCCATGCCGGCCTGATCCTGGTGCCGCTGTTTCTGGAAGGGCACGTGGCCATCGTTGAACAACGCTGGGGCATCTCCTGGCCGACACTGCCCAGCGGCGTGGCCGACGCGTTGACGATCACCGTCTTCGTCACCGCCGCCTGTCTGATCGTCAGGCGCATCGCCCTGCCCGAGGTCCGGATTCTGACCACCGCTTACGACTATTTCCTGCTGGCATTGACCCTGGCCCCCTTTGTGACCGGCTTTTTTGCCGTCCAGGAAATCGGCAATCCGCAATTCTGGTTGATCCTGCACATCCTTGCGGGTGAGGCCCTGCTCATAGCCATTCCCTTTACCAAGCTCTTCCATATCGTGGGCTTCTTCCTCTCCAGGGCGCAGATCGGCATGGATTTCGGAATCAAGCGCGGCGGTATGAAAGGACGGGGACTGGCCTGGTAA